ATATCatactttttaaagtattaCGCCCTAGTTTTTCCCATGTAGgcacataatattatattatatatactcctTTTGCGTTAGAGGGTGTTTTTCACGGAAGGATGAAATCGAATAATGCCTGcctgaaagaaagaaaaagtaaaaatttcaaaaatggttatataCAGTACTTTTTTCAGTAATAAAGTTATTCAAAACCTGCACGGTTCAcacttccaaaaattatatctgaAACATAACAGGATGTCAAAGGCTTATCATATCTGGATTCTTGCGTTTTCTATCTCTGTTCTATTACAGACTGCTACTGGCTTTGATTATCAGGCATATCGGGACCTATACGCCAAGGCTCATTTACCTACTGGTAGAAACAATGGTGCAGCCGGGGCAATTGGCTCGAAGGATAACTTAGGGATTGAGGAAAGCGGTGCTATGACGAATGTGGATCAAGATAGTAATAGCTATATGAATTctattttggaattatttggtGTCAGTAGTGGGAAGTTGAGATCCATGGCTTTAAGTCTGATTGTTTATCTTGCTGAATATATCACCAAATCCATGTTTAATATCGGGGATAATGATATCCTTAAAAATGAAATCCCGCAATATCGTTCATTGGTTGAGAATgtaaggaaatttttttctgaaaaaaaaaaggatttcttaAGATTTCCATATCAttaagttgttttgtttttttgcctcATAAAAGATTTGTCAGTTCATGATATCTTAGTTCAATGAAAagactaattaatattttaaatgtattacataattttcacatggatttttttttatccgtacatcattttattattattttttttaataacaaaaccaCAATAGAGGATGTTGATAAATCCCATGGCTCAAAACCCTTTTTAAACAATgcatttttagctaaaaatcttttattaacGAGGagaaatttttcattattcatttcaaaaaaacattgttttctatattaattactcctttcatttcatttttaggaagGATATTTAGCTGCAGTTATGCAACTCTTTGAGAATTCAGAGAAACATGCTCAATACTGGGTTGAATTCATCGAAGATGATAATTTGCCCGATAATTTAATAGATCTACTCTATAAAAAAACTGGATCAGCCACAAATTGTGCACAAATGTTCATTTGCAAAACAGGGCCTCTCATCACTGGGATTCAACAATCCATTAAAAGTCGTCAGACTTTTAGGGATTTCAGTAAATCTCCTCAGGCTCCAAGATCTTACCATAAGAATGAAGATGCAGATATGTATAGCTCTTTTTACCGGAATCTCCCATCAGCTAGGACCGTTCTTCTAAATAACAATCAATGTGAAACTCGGAACATCGATTGTCCAATGCTTAGTTTTTAGATCATAGATTAATTAaggtttaatattgtttatatttgttgactaggtaattaaattatgtagCTCTTGTTATTTACTGTTTTGTACAAactatttataagtttattaattaaaatttattttatactctaattttgtgtattaatgaaattataggTCAATTATTAGTGTAGTAacgggcaaagtagaactattcTTCATTTCCCTATGAAACCTTCTCAGTTGTCGGTATCGTTTGTTGTCGAGTCTTTAGGTCGATTTATGGTCAGGCTTGATGATCGGAGTTTTTTCTGATCGGCGATCAAATGCGATATTAGTTCGCTGATCGCAGTATTGCAATCGGTCCTTATCTTTATATCGCTATATTGcaacataaatagaaaaaaattgtgatacgatcaatttgtacaaaattacatatatgtaatagtgCTGTGGTTCACGagacttgttttttttattattattgttttggtCTCGTCTTGGTCTTCACACATCAAAGTCTTGGGGGCAATTCAATGTAGCCTTTCGTTCTGAGGAGACTCAAGAAAAAGCAAAACAGTTCCACCTCGAGGGGACCACCTTATTTGAAGGTCAACCAGCTGTCTGAGGATGTGCAGAAAGAAAGTCATTTATTCTACAAACGTCCCAAAAAGATGGATACGGCCAAGCAAGAAGTGTAAATATATCTGACTGATGACTTTGAAGGCCTGAAAATGATATTGGCCTACCGGAGGGtaaaaaaggtatttcaaaGATACAATTTCGTGCTTCCCAGTAGTGACAGCAGCGAACATTTGTTCTCCAAAGCCAAACAAATCCTGAGGAGGACTAGACAGAGGCTGAGATACGACAACTTTGAGAAGCAGCTCCtattaatgtcaaataaagagtTAGAAGAGAAATGATTCATGcagatattttttcattcgCCTGCAGACTatattttagttctttttacgtatatattttattatagtaaaatattgttaataaatacatttgaaaaaggtgtataaatcgtttatttatgttaaaaagagatatataggtttacaaaaattgtatatttgaatatgatagcAATTAAATTGATCGGATCGCTGATCAGAAATGGCCCTGATCGTTATATCGCTATTTCGAAGTGAATTTCTGATCGCTCAGAAGCCATTTTAGGGTGGAGTATCGGGCAAAGAGtcaaagtagaactatgaaatttttcatactccacaaaatccacAAAGAACGATACAGCCAGTAGGGAAGGGCCCATAGCACAATTATGACATAGTTCTACTTCCAACTTTGATCCACCAAAATTCGACCTATAGCCTCCATGTTATATTTGCACTCAAGTAATGGCACAGGAGGTCGATCATACTTTTTTGAGCGCGTGAacggaaaataatttaacaataatgAATAGAATGTTTGAACAGCTTTCATTTCctgcctttttaaaaaaaaatttaacattctatGGGAAGA
The genomic region above belongs to Lepeophtheirus salmonis chromosome 8, UVic_Lsal_1.4, whole genome shotgun sequence and contains:
- the LOC121123664 gene encoding uncharacterized protein — translated: MVIYSTFFSNKVIQNLHGSHFQKLYLKHNRMSKAYHIWILAFSISVLLQTATGFDYQAYRDLYAKAHLPTGRNNGAAGAIGSKDNLGIEESGAMTNVDQDSNSYMNSILELFGVSSGKLRSMALSLIVYLAEYITKSMFNIGDNDILKNEIPQYRSLVENEGYLAAVMQLFENSEKHAQYWVEFIEDDNLPDNLIDLLYKKTGSATNCAQMFICKTGPLITGIQQSIKSRQTFRDFSKSPQAPRSYHKNEDADMYSSFYRNLPSARTVLLNNNQCETRNIDCPMLSF